Genomic window (Aestuariirhabdus haliotis):
GGCCGGTAAATTTTACCCTGATCGTCGCGCACTACCTGTTCCCGACGATACTCAATACCTTTGCGCAAACCACTTCGCTCCAGCACCGTTTCCAGCATCAGCTCGCCCCAGTTACCCTGGGTTTTATTTTCGCCGCGCAGAGCCTTGGTGAGATTGCCCGCCTCCTGGGTCATTTGCCGGTTGAGTTTGTGCAACTCTTCGATCTGGGTACGCAAAGAGGTACGATCCTGGCTTTCGCTTGCGTAGACATGATCGACCCGTTTACGAAAGTTCTCTAGCTGATCCTTAAAGGGTGATAACAGGGTATCAAGTCCTTTACGGCTCTGTTCCTCAAAGCTTTGCTGTTTACTCTCAAAAATCTGGTTAGCCAGGTGCTCAAATTCCATTTTCAACTGCTTGCGATTGTTTTCCAGCAGTTGCAACTTCTCCTGGGCGTGCTGCTGCTCTTTCTGCATACTCTCCTGCAGAGCCGCGTGGCTTTTTTCCAGAGCACCCAATTCGTCACGCAAACGCTCAGATTCCCGGTTTGAAGCCGCCTCTCGTTCGCTTACTGCAGCTAGCTGTTTCTGTTGTTCCTGCTCGGTGGCTTGCAGGTGGCTATTATGTTCGCGGGCTCTCGAGAGCTCTTGCTGCAGCTGATCTCGCTCGCTGACCAGGCTTTGTTCCCGCTGCTCAGATTCTCGGGTTCGGGTGACCTGGTGCTCTAATCCCTGCTGCTCAAGCGCCAGCTGCCGTTGACTGGCAGAAAGCTCTTCGCCTAATTCGGATTGTGTGATCTGCAAGTCCTGCAACTGGGCATTGGCTCTCGCCCACTGGCGATAAAACAACAGTGCAACCACCAACGATAGCAAGGCAAATACCACCAACGAGGCGATTCCCCATTGCATCAATTGACTCTGGTCCACCCAACCCCCTTAACTAGCGGGCGCTCTCTACCTGTGCAAGAGCGCTCTATCTTATCCGGCAAAGCGGGTAATTCTATCAGGATGCAATAAGCACAGGGGGGGAAATAATTTAAAAAAATGTGACAACCTCCGAACCACTGAGTGATATACGTAGTAGCCTTATCAACCAATATTTAATAACACCTTACCTTGTCGCCCCTTAGCCGTTGCCGTCTCCAGTGCCGTCAGGACCTCATTCAACGGAAAGCTTTGTGCTATCGGAGTATCAAAAAGCCCGGATACTTGCAGGCGGCTGATCTGTCGCAGCAGATACAGTATTTGCAATGGATGCTGATTCGCCAACCAGTTGAGCGCAAAAAAACCAGATACCCGGGTAACTGGCATCATCAAATCCCGTGAAGGCAACGTCATGGGTTGATCGTCCAAAGTCCCGTAAAGCACCATATGACCACCCAGATCCAACGAGCGCAGCATCGCTGCGGCCAAAGGTCCGCCAACAGCATCCATCGCGTATTGCACGCCCTGTCCACCGGTTATGCTAGCAACCTGATGACACAAATCTGAACCATCGCTGACTACGACATGCTCTGTCCCGAGTTGACGCAGCTGACTGGCCCCCTGTTCCGAGCGAACAATATTGATTGTCTGGAAACCCAGGGTTTCACCCAACCGGGTAACAATTTTGCCCAGTGCAGATCCGGCTGCGCTTTGCAGCAACCAACTGCCTTTTTTAACCTTCAGAACACGAGTGACCATGGCATAAGCCGATAAGGGGTTAACGATAAACATCGCCGCTTGTTGATCGCTTAGTCCCTCGGGTACAGGCAGGGCCTTTTTGGCATCAACCACCACATACTCCTGCCAGGTACCCTTAGGCGGGCCACCAGCTACTGCAACTCGACGCCCCTGGAGACGCTTTGCCAGCCAACCAGAGCCGCACTTCTCAACCACCCCGACGCCTTCTCCACCCAGGGCATAGGGTAATTCGGGATAGGCCATCAAACCTTCAGGATCAAACGTTGGCACCTCACGATTAAGGTTCCAAACCATCCTGCCAAGGGCATCACGATAGTCACCCCGTATGTAGTTAAGATCCGAAGGGTTAACCGGACAACAGAGCATTCGAACTTTCACCTCACCTGGGCCAGGTTCAGGTTCGGGAACCTCCTGCACAGAGACATGCTCAAAACTATTCGATAACTGACAAACCTGAACCGACTTCATACTTTCTCCACCTGGCATTGGGAACCATTGTTCTTGGAATTTTGGTAACCGCTTCACCAACCACTCCAGGCTGTGGAATAATCAGCCCAGACGCTCAGCGTTCAACATGGACACATCTTGCGAGGAGGCCATGGGCAACGGAAGTATTCAAAGAGTCTTGGAACTTATCACACAGGGACACTTCGCCACCATTGTTTATCAGGGCGAGCGTCTTAGTCCGGCCGAGCTCAATACACTGGCCTATATGGTGGAGCAACGGTGCTCTACACATTTCAACGTGCCCGAATTGAATCGGCGTCTGGGCCTGCACAGTTTTGATGCCGAACCCGTGTCACATCTGCTGGCCCAACTCAGTAGCAGCTGTTTGGAAATCACCCTGCCGGACCAGCAACAGCATATCGACCTGATTAATCGCTATAGTATCAAGCCCCCTCGCATCAGTTGCGAATTCCCGGCGGCGCTGGTTGAACTGTTAACGACCGGAGACCTAAGCCAGCAACCCCGTTGAATCGGCGTATCTGGACTGGCTTGGGTTTGGAAGGCACCAGACTGTAACGCCCGGCAGAGAAGACAGAATCAACTCATTACCAAACTGAGCACTGGCGAGGCCTTACTGAAATGACACTGTCCCAGTAACCCAGGCAAAGGCCCTTAGGTAAGAACGAAACTCGGGAGCCTAAAAGGGCACACTCACTTTCAAACCACCCTTTTTCAATCGGTAGCGGTCGCCTTCAGCATAGGTATACTCAAGTTTGACGCTATGGCTGTCGGATGTCAGAAGCTCAATTCCCAACGAACCCTCGACAATATTACGGTCCAGATCAATCGGTACCGTCATATTATCCACGCCAGGAAAGGCACCAGCAAAGGTTGCCTTAACGTCAGTAGAAGGGTCACTCAGAGAGTGCTGATAAGCCAACTCGGCCGACAGCCGGAGGCGATTGCCGGAATCAAACAGAAATTCACGCCCCGAAAACAGTGCCGGCCGCACCCAGGTATGGTTTTCCGAGTAGCTTTCCAGCTGCAAGCTTAGGGCACCCGCACCCTCCTCATCGGCAGATTCGGCCCGCAAATGGGTTACCCCCAGATCCAGTGCCGGGCGAATATAGTAGTGCCCCTGCTCGAAATCATGACTTACACGTACCAGTGCACTGTAGAGTTTGACCTTGCGATCCACTTTGGTGGCAAACGGGCTGCTAAGGCTGCCGGAACGGAAGGTATCCGTATCGTACCAACCGTAGGACAAACCGGCAGACAGCTTGGTGGCCCCCAATAGACGTTTCGCCGAGGCGCCAAAAAAGTAGGCCGAGCCATCGGCGTTCCAACGGTTATCAAAGCCATCGGAATCAACATCCACATAGGAAAAACCGCCCCCCAACGCCCAGCCATTATCAAGCAGTTGCTGGCCACCTAATGTGATACGCCGGTTATCCGTTTCAATCGACTGATAACCATCACTGTTATCGTGAGAGACCTCTTCGTCTTCGATGTTGAACCAGAAGCAGCTGCCCTCACGAGCAAAACGGTATTCACCATCGGCCTGCGCACAACTCATCAGGCGTCGCCCAAACTGGGCACTGCTGCTCAGCATGCCCGCTTGCTGCTCGCCATAAAACTCGGGTGATATTTGTGTCAGGCTGTTGCTGTAGGTCGCCAGATCCGGGATAGCCACCAGGGCAATAATGTCATCATCCAGGGCACTGGAATGCACCGGCGCCATCTGAATGCGGTTGATATAGTCACCGACTTTCGACAGGTGTTTCTCCAACCCAGCCGGCGCAAAGGTGATGTTATACGCCACGGCCGCCCGGTTGGCATTGGGAAAACGCAGCTGATAGTCAATTACGGCCGAGGGCAACGTATCCAGTGCTACGCCCTCATTTTGCACGCCATTGTCGGCTTCAAACAGATTCTTCTGGAACTGGCCGATGGGGACATACTGGGTATTGAGCAGCCTCAGATTGATTTCACCGTCCAATTCAGCTCGGCCCGTGGCCACCACCCGGTCGATCTCATCGGTGTCAAAGTCCAGCTCCGAGCGAGTAATACCGGAGTTCGATTGAGAAAAATTACCAGTCAGATCAAGGCGTTGGGCCAAAGTATTACCACCGAGCATAAAGTCTCCAGCGTTAAACAAGGTGCTGGCTCCGGTACCTACCCTTAGAGCCGGGCCGGCCAGAAATATAGCTTCCTGATGGTTGTTGAAACGGTTAAGTCCCGCGCCCATATCCACAGATCCCACAACTAAGCCGCGATTGTCGAACTGGTCATTACCCTCTTCGGTTTCAATCGCCTGGGCCATTATGCCATCCGCTCCGGCTACCTCTCCCCGGTTGTCGACTCGGTTGTCCTTGCCGCCAGAAATCGATACGCCGACACCGCCAGAGCCCCCGAAAACCAACTTTTGTTCGGCAATATCGATATTGATATCGCCCTGATCTCGTGATCCCCGCGACTGCACAAACAGAGCAATCCCTTGCTCTCCCGAGGCAATAGCATGGCCATCAAGTTCGAGATCGATATTCCCGGAAGCCCCATCACCACCGGCAGTGTCGGCAAACACACGATCAACAAATCCACCACCACCACCCAGGCTTTGCACCAATAGGGCGATGGATTGCTCCCCCTGCACCTGTATATCGCCTTGCTGCCTTAACGCCACATTGCCGCCATCGCCAGCATTGGCAGTATTTCCCTGAACACTCACATTAGCGGCAACAGTGTCGGTCAGAGCAGCGCCACCGCCACCGCCGATCGACTGAACAATCAAACCATATGCTGCAATGCCATCGGTATAGATAGAGCCTTCTCGATCCAGGGTAATATCACCACCATCGCCTGTGGTTCCATTGACGCCACCCAACGCCAAATTCAGTAACCCAGCACCAACACTGCGAAGCTCACCGCCACCGCCACCAATGCTTTGCACGAGAGTAGCGACCGAATAATCACCGACTACGGCGATGTCCCCTTCATAGCGGTAATCGATATCGCCTCCATGCGCGTTAGTGCTCTGGTTGGCTCCCAGAGTCACACTCAACTGGCCATTGTCGGGCAGCGGAGGCTCATTCACTGCAACATCCAGATTCTGAATACCCGGCGAAGGCGCCTCACGCCAGGTCATTACCGAGGTTAATTTACCGCCTCCGCCGCCGATATTTTGTACCAAGGTCGCTTCCGAGTTATCCCCCATCAGCCGCGTGGAACCGGTTCGGGTGGTCGTCATGGCTTCCGCAGCACCATCGCTGACCCCGGCCGAGCCCAATGTCGCCACCATGTTGATATCAATACCTTCATAATCGTCCGTCGGCCGATCGGCTTGATACGTAATACGGCTACTACCGCCTCCAGCGACAATATTTTGCTCCTCGGAGCAGCTCGAGTTCACCGTAACGCAATCGGTATCAACACCAAATATCGCTTCATACGCGTCATCGACCAAACCGGTACCGAGGTCCCTGACATAAGATTGGCCATAGTCGAGGAGATTGGTGCCCATATCGATAATGCCGTTGATCGCACCCACCATGCCATCATCATGAGCGTTAAAATCAGTGCCATTATTCTCTGCAGCTGCGGCGTTACTCAGGTCAACATAGATATTGTCGTTACCGCCACCGCCAATCACGCGCTGGGCAAAAATGGCAGAGCTGCCCTCGGCCGCGTGATTTTCATGGCCAACCTGAATGCGAGCATCTTCTGCCAGATTGATGCTAATCGTTCCGGCATTGCCAGAAGCCCCATCCTTGGCGCCCAACTGGCTGGTCACCACATAATCTACGGCGGAAACATAGGGGTTACCGATCGAGTAACTAGCGCTACCGCCAGCACCGGACACGGTTTGAGCAAAAATCCCGTAGGAGTGATTCCCCAAAACCGCGATATCGCCGGCCAGATGATTCACGGTCACATTACCGCTATCCGCACCATCACCACCCAGCCCTCCCATGGAAAAATTGGCTATGGTCCGTCCTACCGTGTTAGACGAAAACCAGGTGCCAGCATCGACAAGACTGCTATTAACATTGACCGCCATGCCGCCATTACCGCCGCCACCGCCAATGCTTTGCGCCATAATGCCGTAAGCTTTATCGCCGTAGGTAACAATGGAGCCGGTATTGGTCACGCTGACATCATCGGATTGGTTACCACTGCCGCCAAAACCACCGATTGAAAATTTGGCCGTGCGATCATGATTTTGATTCCGTACCGCGCCGATATTTACCGACATGGCACCATTGCCGCCGCCGCCACCGATACTCAGGGCAGCCACGCCGTGAGCAGAATTGCCCTCTGTGACAATCATCGCGCTGTTATCAACGGAAACCGTTCCGCCCGTGCCCCCATTTCCACCGCCGCCCCCCAACGCCAATGAAAAGTCCATTACATTTGAATCCGAATTACTGGGCTGGGTACCAGCATTGATCAGCGTGGCCATCTCACCATTGCCACCGCCGCCACCAACGCTCATGGCCAAAATACCAAAGGATCTTGCGCCCTGGGTATGAATCAGAGTATCGCGCTGCTCACTATTCGCATTGCTTACCCAGACATCCCCCGCACGGTTTCCTTCGCCACCACTGCCGCCAATGGCGAGACCGAATGACGCCTGCTCAGCATTGCGAAAGGACATATCCAATGCCATGCCCCCATTGCCGCCGCCACCTCCGACACTCTGGGCAAAAATCCCCATCGAATCCCGGGTGCGGGTCGTTATCGAGCCGGTATTATCAACCCTGACATCCTGACCAAAGCCTCCTTCACCACCATTACCACCGACAGCCGTGTTGAATTCTGCACTGGGCACTGAACTCGCTTCTGAAGAGGATTCGGCCAGGCGAGTAACCACATAGGAGCTGCCTCCTGTACCACCACCACCGCCAATCGACTGAGCCAATATACCGTGCAAATTCACCGGTTGATTGAGCGCAGTTTCATAAGCATCAACCGCGGTTGTGAGGGTCTGTTCGTTGGCCGCCGTTGGATTCTCTTGCTGAACCCGCATCGCTTCTTCCATTGCCAGCCTGAGTTCTTCAAGATCGCCCTCCCGAATAGCGAAATAGGCAGTGCCTGTCTGAATGGCTCCGCTATTATCCAAGGTCACCGCTTCGGCGTGTGCTCCACTGCCGCCCGAACCACCCACCGCAACATTGATCCGGGCGCCACCTTGATTGGAGTCGTAAACATCAGGGATCCCCAAAGCCAGAATTTTGGCAAGACCACCGTTACCGCCACCACCACCTATCGACTGTGCCAGAATACCGATGGCAGACGATGTCGTTATCGCAGCATCGGACGCAATATCTACGCCCCCACCCGTTCCGCCTTCACCTCCGTTGCCGCCAACGGCTATCGCAATGGAATGATTTTTACCGGGTGATGCCGAGGCACTACCACCGTTACCTCCCCCACCACCGATCGATTGCGCCAAGATGCCGTAGGCTTTGTCTCCTGTGGTGGTTATCGAACGTTGACCCTGCGTAGTAACATTGACTCGCCCAGCTACGCCCCCAACCCCGCCTTCCAGCCCAACACTGACATTGATGCTTCTTCGATTGCCTGATGTATTGAGCGCCGAATCCGGGCTGGCACTCGAGAGCGCGACCGTGGTTGAGGAGCTATTGCCTCCGCCATTACCGATACTTTGCGCAGCGATGGCGTAATTATTATCTCCGATGGTGGTGATATCACCGTTGGTGGCAACTTCGACATTGCCACCTCGTCCACCGGTACCTCCTTCACGTCCTACGGAGACTTTGAACTTGCCGCCCTTGGCCTGAGCGAAACTGTAATCCATGCTGGCATTACCACCTCCGCCACCAATACTCTGGGCCAGAATACCGACACCATTGGTCGTTACAGAACCCGCTTGAAGCACAGTGACAGCTGCGGCATCGCCGCCATCACCCGGCTGCCCGCCGACTGAAATATTGACACTCCTAGCCTGCGCATTTTGACCCGAATAGCTCTCAGCAATATTGAGTGCGCCGTTGCCTCCGCCACCTCCTATGCTCTGTGCCAGGATACCCGTGCTATTTGCTTGTTGAGTATGGATATCGGCATGATTTATTACGTCCACCCGGGCGCCGTTTGCGGCCTCACCACCACCGCCCCCCAGCGTGAATTGCAGCGCCACGCTTTCATTACCCTGGGTTCCTCTGCCGGCATCGCTTACCGCGATGTTAAAATTGGCCCCGGCATCACCACCACCTCCCCCAATACTGCTGGCTTCAATCGCATGGGCACCCACTCCATCGGTCAAAATACGGTGTGAAGCACCGGAATCATCACTGAGGCCATGACGAACTTCAACGGTACCTGCGTTACTGGCATCCCCGCCACTGCCACCAACGGCGACATTGATGGGGGTACTGGCACGCGCGGCCAACAGGTTTAGGTTAAACCCACCGACACCACCGCCGCCGCCGATGCTCTGGGCCATAATGCCTCGGGCGCCGTCACCTTCGGTGGTTAACGAGCCCGTTGAGGAGACATTAACCAGATCCGCTGCATCACCACTACCTGCGCTGCCTCCGACGCCGGCCACTATCGCATAATCATGGCTTTGCTGGGCGGATGAATCGGCCCACAATAACTGCGTCGTGATATTGAAAGCGCCATTACCACCACCGCCTCCGATACTTTGCGCGGCAATGGCGTGATTACTCAGACCGCGGGTTATAACGTCACCGGTATGATCAACGAACACCTGGCCAGCACCCGCCCCATCACCACCGAAGCCACCGACGCCCAGCCCCAGGGTTAATGGCGTGTCCTGTTGAGCAGCATAGTTCACCGCCCCACTGACATTAAAGCCACCGTTACCACCGCCGCCGCCAATACTCTGGGCCAAAAGACCCTGACCAAAATCCCCATTACTGAACAGATCGGCCGAGGTGTTTACATTGACATTACCTCCAGCACCGGCATCACCTCCAAATCCACCAACCCCGATAGTGACATTACTATCGGACGAAATACCGCCACTGATATTGATGCCTCCACTTCCGCCGCCACCGCCAATGCTTTGCGCGAGCACAGCGCTGCGGCCATTGCCATGGGCCTGGAATAGATCGTTCTCCGTTGCCGCACTGGCATTGAGTGTAACCGCTCCGGCATCGCCACCGGCCCCACCAAATCCGCCGACGCCAATGGTCACAGCTTCACCATTACCACCGCTTCGGGTCAGTGCGAGGCCGCCGCTCACATTCACGCCACCATTGCCACCGCCGCCGCCAATACTCTGGGCCACCAGGCCGTTGGCATCCCAAAACTGAGGTTCGGCGGTCAAACTTTGATTGATCAGACTTGTAGATCCATTAAAGGAAAGATTCACCTCATCAGCCTGCCCCCCTCCGCCGCCGAATCCTCCAACGCCAATATTCGCACTGACATTGGTTGAATCTG
Coding sequences:
- a CDS encoding zinc-dependent alcohol dehydrogenase family protein; protein product: MKSVQVCQLSNSFEHVSVQEVPEPEPGPGEVKVRMLCCPVNPSDLNYIRGDYRDALGRMVWNLNREVPTFDPEGLMAYPELPYALGGEGVGVVEKCGSGWLAKRLQGRRVAVAGGPPKGTWQEYVVVDAKKALPVPEGLSDQQAAMFIVNPLSAYAMVTRVLKVKKGSWLLQSAAGSALGKIVTRLGETLGFQTINIVRSEQGASQLRQLGTEHVVVSDGSDLCHQVASITGGQGVQYAMDAVGGPLAAAMLRSLDLGGHMVLYGTLDDQPMTLPSRDLMMPVTRVSGFFALNWLANQHPLQILYLLRQISRLQVSGLFDTPIAQSFPLNEVLTALETATAKGRQGKVLLNIG
- the rmuC gene encoding DNA recombination protein RmuC yields the protein MQWGIASLVVFALLSLVVALLFYRQWARANAQLQDLQITQSELGEELSASQRQLALEQQGLEHQVTRTRESEQREQSLVSERDQLQQELSRAREHNSHLQATEQEQQKQLAAVSEREAASNRESERLRDELGALEKSHAALQESMQKEQQHAQEKLQLLENNRKQLKMEFEHLANQIFESKQQSFEEQSRKGLDTLLSPFKDQLENFRKRVDHVYASESQDRTSLRTQIEELHKLNRQMTQEAGNLTKALRGENKTQGNWGELMLETVLERSGLRKGIEYRREQVVRDDQGKIYRPDVIIDLPEGKHVIVDAKVSLNDYTTYVNSENDGEREAALKGHIESVRQHIRGLAEKAYQKLPGLNSPDFVFLFMPVEPAFMVAFECDERLFMEAFEKRIVVVTPTTLLATLRTVSNLWSLERQNRSARELAEMGAKVYDKLRVVVESMEKLGKQIDTSQKTWHDAWNSLREGRGNLVRQTQRFIDLGVRVKKELPKSLVESADEEGEDIPDEQTTADLLVSPPKDPS
- a CDS encoding autotransporter outer membrane beta-barrel domain-containing protein is translated as MPPTVDTEIGDTVLDPVSGDQVIVTDVLNDDGEALYVETDSGAYIITRTTVGDTFNIQDENGDDVQIQVASVVLGSSGYPVSVNVRRMDQSAGDLFRLDVVASSDAISEGSDGLAENIPTGNLPPGEVIHRVATGQYGSNGRDGYGVWKISREAHAGGNGATGPYYDLTVSLNGHGAINSNEQAGITIGSIGGNGGNGGDAYGAALSAKDGGNGGAGGRVSLTNSTTITTGGDAAHGIIAFSRSGEGGDAGSGYCVGFCNGGTGGGSLSGGQVTVSNSGYISTSGDDAHGLYGFSSGGAAGSGGDSWTLVGGGGGSGAAAGAGGNVTIENSGRIVTHGTGSRGIYAQSIGGSGGSAGSAGALLITLGGDGGTGGDGGNVEVINQVSGDITTQGDNADAILAQSIGEGGGSASGSFSLYAVGGSGSTGGDAGIVSVDNRGTLETFGDWARGIAATSIGGGGGSGGTTGAAVAIGGQGSGGGDGAAVTVTNSGIISTQGSDASGIYAQSTGGGGGDAGTTGGALSIGGDGSGGGTGGDVTVTNTGTIVTNGARSEAIYAHSLGGGGGKGSTAGALIALGGNGGAGNHSGQVTVIQRGSIETGGADATGILAQSVGGGGGNGGSAYSGSLFFGMSIGGKGGDGNNGGQVDVVLGNTDSGAGNARSLIETRGDRATGIHAQSVGKGGGNGGNAIQGTLGVGTSVSVALGGDGGSGGVGGAASVRGVGDIHTRGAIATGVLLESIGGGGGNGGTTVSGALTLSDGVGVSVAVGGDGGHGGHGGEVNLDLDTNILTEGDASTGLIAQSVGGSGGNAGTVVSAAAAVGSGGAYTVAVGVGGKGGNASDGGVVDANLSGSVATQGDQADAIVVQSIGGGGGNGSTLIAAGFAASAGTSGAINVGVGGQGGSGGNGNQVDAVLNANVTTQGEGSDGIIVQSVGGGGGNSGLTLAAGFAGAASEAGSVNVGVGGQGGGGGNGDIVNATYNGDLATFGDHASGLLVQSVGKGGGKAGGTMALGAVGAQDGAAAINVAVGGDGGNAGHGGRDGVDTAVTLNTSGSVSTSGNDASGIIAQSIGGGGGAGGFTISAALSGAQSNSGSIAVGLGGSGGGGGDGKDVIASLDSDIVTRGDDSLGALVQSVGGGGGQGGFNISAAASGSTSGGSGSISVGLGGTGGSGGDGGAVTSNSNGLILTRGDRATALTVQSVGGGGGTGGFNISAGFSAAQEISGAAALSIGGSGGSGGDGGTARSHHSGDIVTSGSTGMLTQSVGGGGGAGNMAISGAVSLSAGNSGAASVGVGGSGGGGGEAAAVISTFSGTIFTVERPAAGNDPYNTDDHKASGLIAQSIAGGGGQGALAINGAVSLSSQRGGALAIGIGGSGGGGGHSGSVSNLVEGYVETHGEGATGVLAQSVAGGGGSGGVNITGTVTGSFEDSGALAVGVGGSGGGGGHAGAVVSEINGGVATFGDRSSAIVAQSLGGGGGTGGVNITGGLNVSTEGRGALFGLGVGGAGGAAGHGGEVDTRVTTTESYSQIRAEGANASAVVAQSIGGGGGQGATNVTGAINLSNSSGGNLGVGVGGFGGDGGNGGRVNLAVVGDLVVGGTYNSEEVPVENLQWYEEYSEVVNEVKEEEFDPATTGPEQQAWYTTLADYFPQVWDYFTNANQAQDPYYIQINAADSNGILAQSIGGGGGNGGLNVTGALSASYEADSTNVSANIGVGGFGGGGGQADEVNLSFNGSTSLINQSLTAEPQFWDANGLVAQSIGGGGGNGGVNVSGGLALTRSGGNGEAVTIGVGGFGGAGGDAGAVTLNASAATENDLFQAHGNGRSAVLAQSIGGGGGSGGINISGGISSDSNVTIGVGGFGGDAGAGGNVNVNTSADLFSNGDFGQGLLAQSIGGGGGNGGFNVSGAVNYAAQQDTPLTLGLGVGGFGGDGAGAGQVFVDHTGDVITRGLSNHAIAAQSIGGGGGNGAFNITTQLLWADSSAQQSHDYAIVAGVGGSAGSGDAADLVNVSSTGSLTTEGDGARGIMAQSIGGGGGVGGFNLNLLAARASTPINVAVGGSGGDASNAGTVEVRHGLSDDSGASHRILTDGVGAHAIEASSIGGGGGDAGANFNIAVSDAGRGTQGNESVALQFTLGGGGGEAANGARVDVINHADIHTQQANSTGILAQSIGGGGGNGALNIAESYSGQNAQARSVNISVGGQPGDGGDAAAVTVLQAGSVTTNGVGILAQSIGGGGGNASMDYSFAQAKGGKFKVSVGREGGTGGRGGNVEVATNGDITTIGDNNYAIAAQSIGNGGGNSSSTTVALSSASPDSALNTSGNRRSINVSVGLEGGVGGVAGRVNVTTQGQRSITTTGDKAYGILAQSIGGGGGNGGSASASPGKNHSIAIAVGGNGGEGGTGGGVDIASDAAITTSSAIGILAQSIGGGGGNGGLAKILALGIPDVYDSNQGGARINVAVGGSGGSGAHAEAVTLDNSGAIQTGTAYFAIREGDLEELRLAMEEAMRVQQENPTAANEQTLTTAVDAYETALNQPVNLHGILAQSIGGGGGTGGSSYVVTRLAESSSEASSVPSAEFNTAVGGNGGEGGFGQDVRVDNTGSITTRTRDSMGIFAQSVGGGGGNGGMALDMSFRNAEQASFGLAIGGSGGEGNRAGDVWVSNANSEQRDTLIHTQGARSFGILAMSVGGGGGNGEMATLINAGTQPSNSDSNVMDFSLALGGGGGNGGTGGTVSVDNSAMIVTEGNSAHGVAALSIGGGGGNGAMSVNIGAVRNQNHDRTAKFSIGGFGGSGNQSDDVSVTNTGSIVTYGDKAYGIMAQSIGGGGGNGGMAVNVNSSLVDAGTWFSSNTVGRTIANFSMGGLGGDGADSGNVTVNHLAGDIAVLGNHSYGIFAQTVSGAGGSASYSIGNPYVSAVDYVVTSQLGAKDGASGNAGTISINLAEDARIQVGHENHAAEGSSAIFAQRVIGGGGNDNIYVDLSNAAAAENNGTDFNAHDDGMVGAINGIIDMGTNLLDYGQSYVRDLGTGLVDDAYEAIFGVDTDCVTVNSSCSEEQNIVAGGGSSRITYQADRPTDDYEGIDINMVATLGSAGVSDGAAEAMTTTRTGSTRLMGDNSEATLVQNIGGGGGKLTSVMTWREAPSPGIQNLDVAVNEPPLPDNGQLSVTLGANQSTNAHGGDIDYRYEGDIAVVGDYSVATLVQSIGGGGGELRSVGAGLLNLALGGVNGTTGDGGDITLDREGSIYTDGIAAYGLIVQSIGGGGGAALTDTVAANVSVQGNTANAGDGGNVALRQQGDIQVQGEQSIALLVQSLGGGGGFVDRVFADTAGGDGASGNIDLELDGHAIASGEQGIALFVQSRGSRDQGDINIDIAEQKLVFGGSGGVGVSISGGKDNRVDNRGEVAGADGIMAQAIETEEGNDQFDNRGLVVGSVDMGAGLNRFNNHQEAIFLAGPALRVGTGASTLFNAGDFMLGGNTLAQRLDLTGNFSQSNSGITRSELDFDTDEIDRVVATGRAELDGEINLRLLNTQYVPIGQFQKNLFEADNGVQNEGVALDTLPSAVIDYQLRFPNANRAAVAYNITFAPAGLEKHLSKVGDYINRIQMAPVHSSALDDDIIALVAIPDLATYSNSLTQISPEFYGEQQAGMLSSSAQFGRRLMSCAQADGEYRFAREGSCFWFNIEDEEVSHDNSDGYQSIETDNRRITLGGQQLLDNGWALGGGFSYVDVDSDGFDNRWNADGSAYFFGASAKRLLGATKLSAGLSYGWYDTDTFRSGSLSSPFATKVDRKVKLYSALVRVSHDFEQGHYYIRPALDLGVTHLRAESADEEGAGALSLQLESYSENHTWVRPALFSGREFLFDSGNRLRLSAELAYQHSLSDPSTDVKATFAGAFPGVDNMTVPIDLDRNIVEGSLGIELLTSDSHSVKLEYTYAEGDRYRLKKGGLKVSVPF